In one window of Thalassotalea agarivorans DNA:
- a CDS encoding polysaccharide deacetylase family protein: MVKMSSIVNRVIGKVCRLHPNMVSHIRTSERVLFLTFDDGPTPQVTDTLLDLLEQFDAKATFFVIAKEATRHPEVIAKIIAAGHTLGNHSLQHENFQTLSRAEQANDVLQSQTTLSGLCQSPCKYFRAPQGKWTFSLISLLKQHALTGIHWSKDSNDFKTTSFEKLTRSLIDAEMKNGEILLFHDDSEKSINMLKTLLPHWQKQGFRFAAIEGYV, from the coding sequence ATGGTTAAGATGTCCTCTATAGTAAATAGAGTTATAGGGAAAGTTTGTCGCCTTCATCCCAATATGGTGTCGCACATCAGGACGTCTGAACGCGTGCTTTTTTTGACCTTTGATGATGGGCCAACGCCTCAGGTTACCGACACATTGTTAGACTTGCTCGAACAATTCGACGCGAAAGCAACGTTTTTTGTTATAGCCAAGGAGGCTACTCGTCACCCAGAGGTTATTGCTAAAATTATAGCCGCAGGCCACACCTTAGGAAACCATTCATTACAACATGAAAACTTTCAAACGCTTAGCCGTGCAGAACAAGCTAACGATGTGTTGCAATCCCAAACAACCTTATCGGGTTTATGTCAATCACCCTGTAAATACTTTAGGGCGCCTCAGGGAAAATGGACCTTTTCTTTGATTTCTTTGCTAAAACAACATGCCTTGACAGGGATACATTGGTCAAAAGATTCAAATGATTTCAAAACGACCTCTTTTGAAAAATTAACACGTTCGTTAATTGATGCTGAAATGAAGAATGGTGAAATTTTGTTGTTTCATGACGACAGTGAAAAAAGTATCAATATGTTAAAAACATTACTGCCTCATTGGCAGAAACAAGGCTTTCGTTTCGCTGCAATAGAGGGCTATGTATGA
- a CDS encoding glycosyltransferase — translation MKSNNKVIILTNLYPSPWEPNRATFNKQQFDALSQYKELHYLVPVPFLQWFKKRKQIKQTTHLRYAPFFYVPGTGRRFNGIFMTLSLLFHSGRWIKASQADTLLACWAYPDGVAGQKLAHHFKLNYFLKIHGSDIHIHGLHPSRSAQIKQAANKASGIVSVSNELKQSLAELGVEANKISVLYNGVNHALFQPKYQRPCDFEYIIFVGNLKHDKGIIEYATAFDQFAASNAQLHCVVIGDGPDAGELRRFVDTLQHRDRFHILGSLEHHQIAPWVQHAKCLCLPSYHEGVPNVLLESMAIGTPVISTLVGGIPEVVLQNETGLLIKPQNSVQLLAALDQALSIEWNQEAIRKHAEKFCWQSNAKQLQELISTR, via the coding sequence GTGAAGTCTAATAACAAAGTCATTATTCTAACTAATTTGTATCCGTCGCCGTGGGAGCCCAACAGAGCGACGTTTAACAAACAACAGTTTGACGCCTTATCTCAGTATAAAGAATTGCACTATTTAGTGCCTGTGCCTTTTCTGCAGTGGTTTAAAAAGCGCAAACAAATCAAGCAAACCACGCATTTGCGTTATGCACCGTTTTTTTATGTCCCTGGCACAGGGCGTCGATTTAACGGCATTTTTATGACGTTATCTCTTTTGTTTCATAGTGGAAGATGGATTAAAGCTTCGCAAGCAGACACCTTGCTAGCCTGTTGGGCATATCCTGATGGCGTCGCAGGACAAAAGTTAGCACATCATTTTAAGCTTAATTATTTCTTAAAGATTCACGGCTCTGACATACATATTCATGGTCTGCACCCCAGTCGCTCCGCTCAAATCAAGCAGGCAGCTAATAAAGCGTCAGGAATCGTGTCTGTGTCCAATGAACTTAAACAATCACTAGCAGAACTAGGCGTAGAAGCGAATAAAATAAGCGTGTTGTACAATGGCGTAAATCATGCGCTATTCCAGCCCAAATATCAGCGCCCTTGTGATTTTGAGTACATCATCTTTGTCGGCAACTTGAAACACGACAAAGGTATTATCGAATATGCCACCGCATTTGATCAGTTTGCAGCATCCAACGCTCAGTTGCATTGTGTAGTGATTGGCGATGGACCTGACGCGGGAGAACTGAGAAGGTTTGTCGACACTCTACAACATCGCGATAGGTTTCATATACTTGGCTCGCTTGAACATCACCAAATTGCGCCGTGGGTGCAACATGCAAAATGCCTTTGCTTACCGAGCTACCATGAGGGTGTGCCAAATGTACTACTCGAGAGTATGGCAATTGGAACCCCTGTAATATCAACGTTGGTTGGCGGCATTCCAGAAGTTGTCCTACAAAATGAAACAGGGTTACTGATTAAACCGCAAAATAGCGTGCAACTCCTTGCTGCCCTTGACCAGGCACTATCGATAGAATGGAACCAAGAAGCGATTAGAAAACATGCTGAAAAGTTTTGTTGGCAATCTAACGCCAAGCAATTGCAGGAATTGATAAGCACTCGCTAA